In Cololabis saira isolate AMF1-May2022 chromosome 10, fColSai1.1, whole genome shotgun sequence, a single window of DNA contains:
- the LOC133451759 gene encoding prisilkin-39-like: MEEPTAYYGGYYGDYYGGYYGDYYGDYYDGYYGDYYGDYYGNYYVDYYGDYYVDYYVDYYVGYYGDYYVDYYVGYYGDYYVDYYVDYYVNYYGDYYVDYYVDYYVDYYGDYYVGYYGDYYGDYYVDYYVDYYVGYYVDYYVGYYVDYYVDYYVDYYGNYYGDYYVDYYVDYYVDYYVDYYVDYYVDYYGDYYVDYYVDYYVDYYVDYYVDYYVDYYGNYYVDYYVDYYVDYYVDYYVDYYVDYYVDYYVDYYGDYYVDYYVDYYVDYYVDYYVDYYGNYYVDYYVDYYGNYYGDYYVDYYVDYYVGYYGDYYVDYYVDYYVDYYVDYYGGYYGDYYGDYYGGYYGGYYGDYYGDYYGDYYVDYYGDYYGDYYGDYYGYGHGSKFWCHMRKGR; encoded by the exons ATGGAG GAACCAACGGCTTACTATGGCGGTTACTATGGTGATTACTATGGTGGTTACTATGGTGATTACTATGGCGATTACTATGACGGTTACTATGGCGATTACTATGGCGATTACTATGGCAATTACTATGTTGATTACTATGGCGATTACTATGTTGATTACTATGTTGATTACTATGTTGGTTACTATGGCGATTACTATGTTGATTACTATGTTGGTTACTATGGCGATTACTATGTTGATTACTATGTTGATTACTATGTTAATTACTATGGCGATTACTATGTTGATTACTATGTTGATTACTATGTTGATTACTATGGCGATTACTATGTTGGTTACTATGGCGATTACTATGGCGATTACTATGTTGATTACTATGTTGATTACTATGTTGGTTACTATGTTGATTACTATGTTGGTTACTATGTTGATTACTATGTTGATTACTATGTTGATTACTATGGCAATTACTATGGCGATTACTATGTTGATTACTATGTTGATTACTATGTTGATTACTATGTTGATTACTATGTTGATTACTATGTTGATTACTATGGCGATTACTATGTTGATTACTATGTTGATTACTATGTTGATTACTATGTTGATTACTATGTTGATTACTATGTTGATTACTATGGCAATTACTATGTTGATTACTATGTTGATTACTATGTTGATTACTATGTTGATTACTATGTTGATTACTATGTTGATTACTATGTTGATTACTATGTTGATTACTATGGCGATTACTATGTTGATTACTATGTTGATTACTATGTTGATTACTATGTTGATTACTATGTTGATTACTATGGCAATTACTATGTTGATTACTATGTTGATTACTATGGCAATTACTATGGCGATTACTATGTTGATTACTATGTTGATTACTATGTTGGTTACTATGGCGATTACTATGTTGATTACTATGTTGATTACTATGTTGATTACTATGTTGATTACTATGGCGGTTACTATGGCGATTACTATGGCGATTACTATGGCGGTTACTATGGCGGTTACTATGGCGATTACTATGGTGATTACTATGGCGATTACTATGTTGATTACTATGGCGATTACTATGGCGATTACTATGGCGATTACTATGGCTATGGACATGGATCAAAGTTCTGGTGCCACATGAGGAAGGGCAGGTGA